CGGCGCCGTGACCGGCGAGATGACTGTCGTCTGGACGCTCCGCCCGAACGGCTGAGTCAGCCGGTGCGCGGCTGAGGTCGCCCCATGGACAGGGGTGACCTCAGCCGCGTATACCTGTCTTTTTGCATTCCTTCGTGTTCCTTTGTGCGGCCGGCTCGGACCGGCCGCACCTGCGCGTCCACGGCTGAGGACCGCCGCCTTCGCCGTCCCGCCGTTCACTCCGCGCCTTCGGGTCTTGTCGTCCCTTCACCGTTTTCTGTTCACTTCATTGACACGAGTCACCAGCGGTCATAGTTTTCGCGCCGTACCCGTGGTGCCTGACGGGCTGTCAAGTCGGCTCTGTCGCATAGTGCGTTCAAGGGCCGAACGCGGCTGCCGTTGGCACGTGTACATGCGGTCCCACAACGATGTGCCCGCGCACCGAAGGAGTGACGGCTCATGTCCGACACTGTGTCCCGGCGATCGGCCCTGCGTCTGCTGGGCGGCGCGATCGCGGTCGCCACGGCGGCCACCTCCGGCCTCACACTGCCCGCGCACGCGGCAGCCCTCGACAGACAGGACCCCTCGGCGGGTCCGCTCGTAGAGGGTTTGGCAGGCAAACTCACCCTCGACGAGAAGATCTCCCTTCTGCACGGCGCCACCGACCCCGACTCGCTCGGTCAGGCCGGATACGTGCCCGGCGTGCCCCGCCTCGGCATCCCCCCGCTCCGCCTCGCCGACGGACCCGCCGGCGTCCGGGTCACCCGGCACGCCACCGCCCTGCCCGCCCCCGTCCTGCTCGCCTCCGCCTTCGACCCGGGCCTCGCCCGGCGCTACGGCCAGGTCATCGGCCGCGAGGGGCGTGCCCTGGGGCAGGACGTCCTCCTCTCCCCGATGGTCAACCTCATCCGCACCCCCTACGGCGGCCGCAACTTCGAGACGTTCAGCGAGGACCCGCTGCTCGCCTCCGACCTGGTCGCCGCCGAGATCAAGGGCATCCAGGGCGAGGGCCTGATCGCCACCGTCAAGCACTTCGCCATGAACAACCAGGAGAAGGACCGCATGTCCATCGACGTGCGGGTCGACGAGCGCACGATGCACGAGGTCGAGCTGCGCGGTTTCGCCGCGGCCGTCGCCGCCCGCACCGGCGCGGTCATGGGCGCGTACAACAAGGTCAACGGCACCTTCGCCTGCGAGAACAAGACGCTGCTCAGCGACATCCTCCGTGCGCAGTGGGGCTTCGAGGGCTGGGTGATGACCGACTGGTTCGCCGCCCACAGCACCGTCGCCGCGATCACCGCCGGACTCGACATGGAGATGCCGGGCGGCACCTACTTCGACGCCGCACTGAAGAAGGCCGTCCAGGACGGCAGCGTTCCCGAGAAGTACGTCGACCGCGCCGTCCGCCGCATCCTCGCCGTGATGCACCGCTTCGGACTCCTCGACGGCAAGGTCCCGCCCCGCCCGGGGCGCGACCCGAAGGCGGGCGCCGCCGTCGCCCTGGAGATCGCCAAGGCGGGCGCCACCCTGCTGCGCAACGAACACCACGCGCTGCCCCTGACCGGAGCCGGGGCCCGCAGCATCGCCGTCGTCGGCCCGACCGGCTCGCTCCCGTTCGTCAGCGGCGGCGGCAGCGCCCACGTCGTGCCGGACCACGCCGGCAGCCCCCTCGACGCCATCAAGTCCCGTGCGGGGCAAGGCGCGCATGTGTCGTACGCCCTCGGCGAGGACCTCTTCGGCAAGGCCATCCCCGCAGGCGCGCTGAGCCCCGCCTTCACCACCGAGGGCCAGGGCGTCGGCGCCGGAAAGACCTGGACGTACGACGGCACGCTCACGGCCGAGGACGCCGACGAGTGGACCTTCGTCATCCACTACTCGGGCGAGCGCCCCAAGGTGCTCCTGGACGGCGAGGACCTCTTCCCCGTGCTGCCCGGATACGGCGAGTACTTCTCGGGCGGACTCGTCTCCGCCGCACCCGACGGTCTGGCAGTGCGCCGCAAGGCGCTCGACCTCGCCAAGGGCGCGCACAAGCTGCAGATCACCGCCAAGGGCGGCGACGGCGGACAGCTCTTCCGGCTGCGTCGCATCACCGGCGCGACCCGCGCGCAGGACGTCGCCGAGGCGGTGCAGGCGGCGCGCGCCGCACACAGCGTCGTCCTGTTCGCCTACGAGGACGCGACCGAGGGCCTCGACCGCACCACGATCGCTCTCCCGGGCCACCAGACGCGGCTCATCGAGGCGGTGACGGCCGCGAACCCCCGTACGACCGTCGTCCTCAACACCTCGTCCTCGACCTCCATGCCCTGGCTGAAGCGCACCGCCGCCGTGCTCCAGATGTACTACCCGGGCCAGGAGGGCGCGGCCGCCACCGCCGCCGTGCTGTTCGGCGACTGCGACCCCGGCGGACGCCTCACCCAGTCCTTCGCGGCCGACGACGATCACCACCAGGTCGCGGGCGATCCCCGCCGCTACCCCGGCGTCGACGGCACCGAGGAGTACTCGGAGGGCATCCACGCCGGATACCGCTGGTACGACGCCGAAGGTGTGCGCCCGCTGTTCCCCTTCGGGCACGGACTCTCGTACACCTCCTTCGCCTACGACGATCTGCGCGTGCATCGCCACAAGCACGGTCTCGACGTGTCCTTCACCGTCCGCAACACCGGGCGGCGCGACGGCATCGACGTGGCCCAGGTCTACGTCGGCCCGTCGCCGGACCTCCGACTCGACCAGGCGGTACGGGTGTTGGGCGGCTACCGGAGACTCTTCCTCCGAGCGGGGGAGCGGCGCCGGATCACCGTGCGCGTCGAGAACAGCACCCTCTCGTCCTGGGACGTCAAGCGGCACGGCTGGGTGCTCGGCACCGGGCGGCGCACCGTGTGGGTCGGCGCCTCGTCGCGCGATCTGCGACTGCGGACGAACACGGAGGTGTTCGCGTGATACGCCGACTCGCCATCGGGCTCACCGCCCTTGCCACCGTCCTCGCCGCCCCCGTCCCCGCCCAGGCCGGGCGCCACTCCGACCCCGTCGTGCGCACCGGCGCGGGGCTGGTGCGCGGCGAAACCACCACCGAGGGGCGCCAGTTCCTCGGCATCCCGTACGCGCAGCCGCCCGTCGGGAACCTGCGCTGGAAGAACCCCCGTCCCGTCGAACCGTGGCAGGGAGTGCGCACCGCACAGGACTTCGGCAACCGCTGCGTACAGACGTCGAGTTGGGACCCCGGCTACGAGCAGCCCAGCCACACCGAGGACTGCCTCGACCTCAACGTGTACGTCCCCGAAGGCTCCGCGCACCGGCCGGTCATGGTCTGGCTGCACGGCGGCGGGCTCGTCGCGGGCGCGGGCGAGGACGTCGTGCCCGACACCTTCGCCCGGCAGACCGGAACGGTTGTCGTGACCGTCAACTACCGCCTCGGAGCGATGGGTTTCCTCGCCACCGGCGGACTCGACGGCGAGGCCCGCGACGGCGTCTCCGGCAACTTCGGCATGCTCGACCAGCAGACCGCGCTGCGCTGGGTGCGCGCCAACATCGGCCGTTTCGGCGGCGATCCGGGCCGCGTCACCATCGCGGGCGAGTCCGCGGGCGGCCGCTCTGTCTGCACCCAGATGGCCTCGCCGACCTCGAAGGGCCTGTACCGCGCGGGAATCATCGAGAGCGGCGCGTACGGCGACTGTGCCGCACGCGAGCACACGCAGGCGGTCGCCGCCGGTGCGACCTTCGCGCAGAAGGCGGGCTGCCCGGACCCGAAGACCGCCCTGGCCTGTCTGCGCGGCAAGTCGTCCGCGGAGATCCTCGCGGCCCAGTCCGACTTCGACTGGGGGCCCGTCGTCGGCGGCGCCTTCCTGCCCCGGCAACCGTCCGAGGCGTACGCCGCAGGGGCCGCAGCCCACGTCCCTGTACTGAACGGAGCGAACGAGGACGAGGGGCGGCTGTTCGCGTTCGGCACGTTCGACGCGGGGGGCACACCGCTCCCGGCCGACCGGTACCCGTCGGTCGTCAAGGCCGTCTTCGGCGCGGACCTCGGCGAGCAGGTGCTGCGCCGCTACCCGCTGTCGGACCACCCCTCACCGACCATCGCGTACGGCACGGCTTTCGGCGACTACCTGATGGCGTGCACGGCACTGCGGCTCGACGACGTGCTCGCCGACCGCGGCCCGGTCTACTCGTACGAGTTCGCCGACCGCACCTCGCCGCCCTTCGCCTCGCTGCGCAATCTGCACACCGACTTCGACTTCGGTGCGACCCATGTCGACGAGGTGCAGTACCTCTTCAAGCACTTCGGGCTCGTCACCCCGCTGAACGCGGAGCAGAAGGCGCTGTCGCGGCAGATGGTGCAGTACTGGGGCAGCTTCATCCGTGGCGGCGCCCCGCGCGCCGACGGCCAGCCCGCGATGCCGGACCGGCCCGGCCAGGTCCTCTCCCTGAAGACCGCGTCCGCCGGTGGGAACACCGTCAGCACCTCTGTCCACCGTGCGCACCAGTGCGACCTCTGGGACTCCGCCCCGCGGGGCTGAGCAGGTAGGCTGCCCGGCGTGCGCTCAGGGGGGAGCGCACGCCGGGCGATCATGTTCCGCGTGTCGGCGCACAGCGCGTGCACGGACCGCGCCCGGATCATGCACAGCTCAACGGGAGGAAGCGGCCTTGCACGTCCAGGAATGGCTCGAGACGGTGCCGGCGGTCAGCATCTACGCGCTGGTGGCCCTGGTCATCGGCCTGGAAAGCCTGGGCATCCCGTTGCCCGGGGAGATCGTCCTGGTCTCGGCGGCGCTGCTCTCCTCGCAGCACTCCGGCATCAACCCGGTGATCCTCGGCGCGTGCGCCAGCCTCGGCGCCATCGTCGGCGACTCGATCGGATACGCCATCGGCCGCAAGGGCGGACGGCCGCTGCTGGCCTGGCTCGGCGGCAAATTCCCCAAGCACTTCAGTGCGGGGCACATCGCGACCGCCGAGCGCTCCTTCCAGAAGTGGGGCATGTGGGCCGTCTTCTTCGGCCGCTTCATCGCGCTGCTGCGGATCTTCGCGGGCCCGCTCGCCGGTGTGCTGCGGATGCCGTACTGGAAGTTCCTGATCGCCAACGTCCTCGGCGGGATCATCTGGGCGGGCGGCACCACCGCGGTCATCTACTACGTCGGCGTGGTCGCCGAGTCCTGGCTGAAGCGCTTCTCGTGGCTGGGCCTGGTCGTGGCGCTGCTCATCGGGCTCGCCTCGATGCTGATCGTGAAGCGCAAGGCCAAGCAGGTGACGGCCGAGCCCGAAACGGCGGAGCCGCAGCCCGTCGCCGCGCCCGCGGGCGACTGAGCCGACGGGCCGTACCCGCAGCCTCCGGCCTGCCGGAACGTCCCGCTCTCGATGGTCCGCTCTCCACGGTCTGTGATGTGGAAGACCCCGAACCCGCCCTCACCGCTTCGGATCTGCACGTGGTGATGTGCTGTGCGATGTGCACCTTTACCTGTACACCGTGCTGAGCTGCACTGTTGATGGGGAGTCGAACCCCAGCGTTGCTCTCCACGCGCCAGGAGTGGGCCGGATAACCGCCGTCCCTCGGTGTGTGCACGCCTCCGAAGCAGCTACCTGCTCCACATCGTCCTGGTCCGCCGGACCGGTCAGTCCAGCAGGTCGACCTCCCAGTTCGTCCGCTGGATCCGCACGTCGACCTCACGGATCTCCCTGGCGAGCACATCGGCCTGGGCGCGCAGTTCCGCGACGGGAAGCGCGGAGAGCACCACCAGCTCGGAGCGGAGCTGGCGGCCGTATCCACGATCGCCGGTGCCCGCTGCCGCGTCCGCCGCCGCGGTGACCACCGAGTGACGCAACCTCAGGACGTCCCGGCGCGCCAGCGCGTCGGTGAGCGTGCCGTCCGGGCCCATCTCCACCGTGGCGTTGGTCCGGTTGATCCGCCGGATCAGCGTTTCGAGGGCGTCCAGCACCTCACCGGCCTCGGCCAACAACTGCGCCGCGTCCTCCGAGGGTGTCTCTCCCTCCTGGTGTCGCGCGTTGCCGACGACGCGCGCCCGCAGCTGCTCCACACGCCGTGTGGCCTC
Above is a genomic segment from Streptomyces sp. R21 containing:
- a CDS encoding beta-glucosidase, whose product is MSDTVSRRSALRLLGGAIAVATAATSGLTLPAHAAALDRQDPSAGPLVEGLAGKLTLDEKISLLHGATDPDSLGQAGYVPGVPRLGIPPLRLADGPAGVRVTRHATALPAPVLLASAFDPGLARRYGQVIGREGRALGQDVLLSPMVNLIRTPYGGRNFETFSEDPLLASDLVAAEIKGIQGEGLIATVKHFAMNNQEKDRMSIDVRVDERTMHEVELRGFAAAVAARTGAVMGAYNKVNGTFACENKTLLSDILRAQWGFEGWVMTDWFAAHSTVAAITAGLDMEMPGGTYFDAALKKAVQDGSVPEKYVDRAVRRILAVMHRFGLLDGKVPPRPGRDPKAGAAVALEIAKAGATLLRNEHHALPLTGAGARSIAVVGPTGSLPFVSGGGSAHVVPDHAGSPLDAIKSRAGQGAHVSYALGEDLFGKAIPAGALSPAFTTEGQGVGAGKTWTYDGTLTAEDADEWTFVIHYSGERPKVLLDGEDLFPVLPGYGEYFSGGLVSAAPDGLAVRRKALDLAKGAHKLQITAKGGDGGQLFRLRRITGATRAQDVAEAVQAARAAHSVVLFAYEDATEGLDRTTIALPGHQTRLIEAVTAANPRTTVVLNTSSSTSMPWLKRTAAVLQMYYPGQEGAAATAAVLFGDCDPGGRLTQSFAADDDHHQVAGDPRRYPGVDGTEEYSEGIHAGYRWYDAEGVRPLFPFGHGLSYTSFAYDDLRVHRHKHGLDVSFTVRNTGRRDGIDVAQVYVGPSPDLRLDQAVRVLGGYRRLFLRAGERRRITVRVENSTLSSWDVKRHGWVLGTGRRTVWVGASSRDLRLRTNTEVFA
- a CDS encoding carboxylesterase/lipase family protein, with amino-acid sequence MIRRLAIGLTALATVLAAPVPAQAGRHSDPVVRTGAGLVRGETTTEGRQFLGIPYAQPPVGNLRWKNPRPVEPWQGVRTAQDFGNRCVQTSSWDPGYEQPSHTEDCLDLNVYVPEGSAHRPVMVWLHGGGLVAGAGEDVVPDTFARQTGTVVVTVNYRLGAMGFLATGGLDGEARDGVSGNFGMLDQQTALRWVRANIGRFGGDPGRVTIAGESAGGRSVCTQMASPTSKGLYRAGIIESGAYGDCAAREHTQAVAAGATFAQKAGCPDPKTALACLRGKSSAEILAAQSDFDWGPVVGGAFLPRQPSEAYAAGAAAHVPVLNGANEDEGRLFAFGTFDAGGTPLPADRYPSVVKAVFGADLGEQVLRRYPLSDHPSPTIAYGTAFGDYLMACTALRLDDVLADRGPVYSYEFADRTSPPFASLRNLHTDFDFGATHVDEVQYLFKHFGLVTPLNAEQKALSRQMVQYWGSFIRGGAPRADGQPAMPDRPGQVLSLKTASAGGNTVSTSVHRAHQCDLWDSAPRG
- a CDS encoding DedA family protein, which gives rise to MHVQEWLETVPAVSIYALVALVIGLESLGIPLPGEIVLVSAALLSSQHSGINPVILGACASLGAIVGDSIGYAIGRKGGRPLLAWLGGKFPKHFSAGHIATAERSFQKWGMWAVFFGRFIALLRIFAGPLAGVLRMPYWKFLIANVLGGIIWAGGTTAVIYYVGVVAESWLKRFSWLGLVVALLIGLASMLIVKRKAKQVTAEPETAEPQPVAAPAGD
- a CDS encoding DIP1984 family protein — translated: MKLAEALAERAEATRRVEQLRARVVGNARHQEGETPSEDAAQLLAEAGEVLDALETLIRRINRTNATVEMGPDGTLTDALARRDVLRLRHSVVTAAADAAAGTGDRGYGRQLRSELVVLSALPVAELRAQADVLAREIREVDVRIQRTNWEVDLLD